The proteins below come from a single Fastidiosipila sanguinis genomic window:
- a CDS encoding alpha-galactosidase: protein MQLLNNSKYIIYNDKDNTFTINSNKSTYQMKVDENKSLLHTWYGEKTVGSDYSYIFTHMDVGFSGNPGDRSTDKTYSFDTLPQEFPQYGTGDFRINALDVLWENGTRGTDFRYSSHEFYSGKYNLEGQPHFWSREDNEAETLVITLKDRFSELKLELYYSVFPEFDLITRSAKLINETSETVFIKNFASAALDFVYSDFEVLHLPGQHTGERNAEITELGRNIFQVRSTRGTSSHQHNPSIILQGKDTTELVGEAYGISLVYSGGFNISCEKDQLGQIRVVAGIDDSNFNWKLKAGESFETPELALSYSSNGRGELSRNLHNAVNNNLIKSNWVNKRRPVLVNNWEATYFDFTKDKILEIVRKAKELNFDLFVLDDGWFGKRDLDISGLGDWIPNEAKLGGTLGDLAKEVNELGLDFGIWMEPEMVNEDSDLYRTHPEWALAIPGKSPVRARTQLVLDFSRKDVQDFAIEALDNVLQSGNISYLKWDMNRSLFDLYSAVLPADRQGEVSHRYVLGVYRVFQHLLDNYPDLLVEGCSGGGGRFDLGMLYYTPQIWTSDNTDAIDRTRIQHGTSFFYPLSTISAHVSAVPNHQNQRVVPISTRAATALQGAFGYELDLNTLTEAEQEFTKKFISFYNEYWETVQKGDYYRIIDPYEDKYITAWEMVDKSKNNAILVVVYKDLMTGRLPKLIRWQGLDRNATYKLTLYNGEGRQVLGEYKAADLETAGLKIEQASRNYDAVWYVAEKM, encoded by the coding sequence ATGCAATTATTAAACAATTCTAAATACATAATTTATAATGACAAGGATAATACCTTCACTATTAATTCGAATAAAAGTACTTATCAAATGAAAGTAGATGAAAATAAGTCTTTGTTACATACATGGTATGGAGAGAAAACAGTAGGTTCAGATTATTCTTATATTTTCACTCACATGGATGTAGGGTTTTCAGGTAATCCTGGAGATAGGAGTACTGACAAGACTTATTCATTTGATACCTTACCTCAGGAGTTTCCTCAATATGGAACTGGTGATTTTAGAATTAATGCTTTGGACGTACTTTGGGAAAATGGCACTAGAGGGACAGATTTTAGATATTCTTCGCATGAGTTTTACTCAGGAAAGTATAATTTAGAAGGTCAACCTCACTTTTGGAGTCGTGAAGATAATGAAGCAGAAACATTAGTAATAACTCTTAAGGACAGATTTTCTGAATTAAAATTAGAATTATATTATTCAGTATTTCCAGAGTTTGATTTAATTACTAGATCAGCAAAGTTGATTAATGAAACTAGTGAAACCGTTTTTATTAAGAACTTTGCTTCTGCTGCCCTTGACTTTGTATATTCTGATTTCGAAGTTTTGCATTTACCAGGACAACACACAGGTGAGAGAAACGCAGAGATTACTGAGCTAGGTAGAAATATTTTCCAAGTGAGAAGTACTAGAGGTACATCAAGTCATCAGCACAACCCAAGTATAATACTTCAGGGTAAAGATACTACAGAGCTTGTTGGTGAAGCCTATGGTATCAGTTTGGTTTATAGTGGTGGATTTAATATATCTTGCGAAAAAGATCAGCTTGGACAGATAAGAGTAGTCGCAGGTATAGATGATAGTAACTTTAACTGGAAGCTAAAAGCAGGAGAAAGTTTTGAAACTCCAGAATTAGCTCTTTCATATAGCAGTAATGGTAGAGGTGAACTAAGCAGGAACTTACATAATGCTGTAAATAACAACTTAATCAAGAGTAATTGGGTTAACAAACGTAGACCTGTATTAGTAAACAACTGGGAAGCTACATACTTTGATTTTACTAAAGATAAAATTCTAGAGATTGTAAGAAAAGCTAAAGAATTGAACTTTGATCTTTTTGTCTTAGATGATGGTTGGTTTGGCAAGCGTGATTTAGATATATCAGGTCTAGGTGACTGGATCCCTAATGAAGCTAAACTAGGTGGTACTTTAGGAGATTTGGCTAAAGAGGTTAATGAACTTGGTTTAGATTTTGGTATTTGGATGGAACCAGAGATGGTTAATGAGGATAGTGATTTGTACAGAACACATCCTGAGTGGGCATTAGCGATACCAGGAAAGTCCCCAGTGCGTGCGAGAACACAGTTGGTGTTAGATTTTAGTAGAAAAGATGTGCAAGATTTTGCTATAGAGGCATTAGATAATGTACTTCAATCAGGTAATATTTCATATTTGAAATGGGATATGAATAGATCATTATTTGATTTATATAGTGCGGTATTACCAGCAGATAGACAGGGAGAGGTGTCACATCGATATGTACTTGGTGTATACCGTGTATTCCAGCATTTATTGGATAACTATCCTGATTTATTGGTTGAAGGCTGCAGTGGTGGTGGTGGAAGATTTGACCTAGGTATGTTGTACTATACACCTCAGATATGGACAAGTGATAATACTGATGCAATAGATAGAACTAGAATTCAACATGGAACTTCATTCTTCTATCCTTTATCAACTATTTCTGCACATGTTTCTGCTGTTCCTAATCACCAGAACCAGAGAGTTGTGCCAATTAGTACAAGAGCTGCTACAGCATTGCAGGGTGCATTTGGTTATGAGCTAGATCTGAATACTCTCACTGAGGCGGAGCAAGAATTTACCAAGAAGTTTATTAGTTTTTATAACGAATACTGGGAAACAGTTCAAAAGGGTGATTATTACAGAATTATTGATCCGTATGAGGATAAATACATAACTGCGTGGGAGATGGTAGATAAGAGCAAAAACAATGCTATCTTAGTAGTTGTTTATAAGGATTTAATGACAGGCAGACTGCCAAAGTTAATTAGATGGCAAGGCTTAGATAGAAACGCGACCTACAAACTAACTTTATATAATGGAGAAGGTAGACAAGTTCTAGGAGAGTATAAAGCTGCTGATCTAGAAACAGCTGGGTTAAAGATTGAACAAGCAAGTAGAAATTATGATGCAGTTTGGTACGTAGCAGAAAAGATGTAA
- the gtfA gene encoding sucrose phosphorylase, which translates to MTKLITYPDSLGGNLKELEQVLEEDFKGIFSGVHILPPYPSSGDRGFAPIDYKQIDPRFGNWEDISRIAEKYDLTLDFMVNHVSAQSKMFKDYLENGDKSEYKDFFLTPEKIFGKNEPSADDIKNLVLRRKRPWSDYKLANGETIRIWTTFGGQDPSEQLDVDINTDIVRNYYKDLFEFFASKGLKELRMDAIAYAVKKPGTSCFFVEPEIYEFMNWIEAEANKAGIKILHEIHAPLKDMRKLAQKKYQNYDFLISYAILEALLIKDAKLLVKLLEDPDRPDDWVTLIDCHDGIPVQPDMNGILNEADMVEVVNITERNGAKFTELHSTEKAYENAPNVHQICGTLYSLLGEDDDSFVIARAIQLFVPGIPQVYYEGIFGGVHDYPEYERTGDGRELNRRNYSRADIREALQRERTQRILKLIEFRNNNKFYEGSFSVAYSENKLELIWTNIFDKYDTKLEIDLNSLEARIITSESGKEEVFKI; encoded by the coding sequence ATGACAAAATTAATCACATACCCAGACTCTTTGGGTGGAAATCTAAAAGAATTAGAACAAGTCTTAGAAGAAGATTTTAAAGGTATCTTCTCTGGAGTTCATATTTTGCCACCATATCCTTCCTCAGGAGATAGAGGGTTTGCTCCAATCGACTATAAACAAATAGATCCAAGATTTGGAAATTGGGAAGATATAAGTAGAATCGCTGAAAAGTATGATTTGACCTTAGATTTTATGGTTAACCATGTCTCAGCTCAATCCAAGATGTTTAAGGATTACTTAGAGAATGGTGATAAATCTGAGTACAAAGACTTCTTCTTAACTCCAGAAAAAATCTTTGGTAAGAATGAACCAAGTGCAGATGATATTAAAAATCTTGTGCTTAGAAGAAAACGTCCATGGTCTGATTATAAATTAGCAAATGGCGAGACAATAAGGATATGGACAACTTTTGGTGGACAAGATCCGTCAGAACAGTTAGATGTTGATATAAATACAGATATTGTTAGAAATTATTACAAAGATCTATTTGAGTTCTTTGCTTCAAAGGGATTAAAAGAACTAAGAATGGATGCCATAGCGTATGCGGTTAAGAAACCAGGAACTTCTTGCTTCTTTGTAGAACCTGAAATATATGAATTCATGAATTGGATTGAGGCTGAAGCTAATAAGGCTGGTATCAAGATATTGCACGAGATTCATGCACCATTAAAGGATATGAGAAAACTAGCTCAGAAGAAATATCAAAACTATGACTTCTTAATCTCATATGCGATTTTAGAGGCATTATTGATTAAAGATGCAAAACTCTTAGTTAAATTACTTGAAGACCCAGATCGACCAGATGATTGGGTAACTTTAATTGACTGCCATGATGGTATTCCTGTTCAACCTGATATGAATGGCATCTTGAACGAAGCAGATATGGTTGAAGTGGTTAATATCACTGAGAGAAATGGGGCTAAATTTACAGAACTGCACTCAACAGAGAAAGCTTATGAAAATGCTCCAAACGTACATCAGATCTGCGGAACTCTTTATTCACTATTAGGTGAAGATGATGATTCATTTGTAATAGCCAGAGCTATTCAATTGTTTGTTCCTGGAATTCCACAAGTTTATTATGAAGGGATTTTCGGTGGTGTTCATGACTATCCTGAATATGAAAGAACAGGTGATGGTCGCGAATTAAACAGAAGAAATTACAGTAGAGCTGACATACGTGAAGCTTTGCAAAGAGAGCGTACACAAAGAATTCTAAAATTGATTGAATTTAGGAATAATAATAAGTTCTACGAAGGAAGCTTCAGTGTTGCCTATTCTGAAAATAAACTGGAATTAATTTGGACAAATATTTTTGACAAATATGACACTAAGTTGGAGATTGATTTGAATAGCTTAGAAGCGAGAATTATTACTTCTGAATCTGGAAAAGAAGAAGTATTTAAGATTTAG
- a CDS encoding carbohydrate ABC transporter permease, whose protein sequence is MKNKNTLVRNVLTFLLLLILLAIFIYPIYVILINSFKVRRDIVAEPLSFIGSQGWSARNYTEAFRKMIFPRTFLNSLIITVSSVCLIILTSSLAAYIFARKQWKVNKFFYSLMLASMVIPFQVLMIPLVSVYGAQLNLLNRRITLILMHTGFSVSMAIFMFRSYIATSVPVSLEEAATIDGANIYQTFFRIVLPLLKPITATVATLYSVSIWNDFLLPTLVLTRKGLWTLPIATQQFYGTYSSDLGLIMGALVMVAIPVIVLYLLLQKQVLSGVVAGAVKG, encoded by the coding sequence ATGAAAAATAAAAATACTCTCGTAAGAAATGTTTTAACTTTCTTACTATTATTGATACTTTTAGCGATATTTATTTATCCAATTTATGTAATTTTAATTAACTCATTTAAGGTAAGAAGAGATATAGTTGCTGAGCCATTATCTTTTATAGGTAGTCAAGGTTGGTCGGCTAGAAACTATACGGAAGCTTTCAGGAAAATGATTTTCCCTAGAACATTCTTGAATTCCTTAATTATTACGGTATCAAGTGTATGCTTGATTATATTAACCTCATCATTGGCTGCATATATATTTGCTAGAAAACAATGGAAAGTTAATAAATTTTTCTACTCATTAATGCTAGCCTCAATGGTAATTCCTTTCCAAGTTTTAATGATCCCTTTGGTATCAGTCTATGGAGCTCAGTTGAACTTGCTAAATAGAAGAATTACTTTAATCTTGATGCATACAGGTTTTTCAGTATCTATGGCAATATTTATGTTTAGAAGTTATATAGCTACTAGTGTTCCAGTATCGTTGGAAGAAGCTGCAACTATAGATGGTGCAAATATTTACCAAACATTCTTTAGAATTGTTTTACCATTGTTGAAACCTATCACTGCAACTGTAGCAACACTGTATTCTGTAAGTATCTGGAATGACTTTTTGTTACCAACATTAGTCTTGACTAGAAAAGGTCTATGGACATTGCCAATTGCAACTCAACAGTTCTATGGTACCTATTCATCAGACTTAGGATTAATCATGGGTGCTTTAGTTATGGTAGCAATTCCTGTTATAGTGCTGTACTTATTATTGCAAAAGCAGGTCTTATCCGGAGTTGTTGCAGGTGCAGTAAAAGGATAA
- a CDS encoding carbohydrate ABC transporter permease, translating into MKKTKNRFESFIEFISFAGPAVFLFTMVVLVPFIFGIFLTFTNWDGISNHYNLVGLQNYKDMIADKSFWVSMGRTVTFAFWSVLLSNILGFLLALLVSVPFRGRNAFRTTFFTPNLIGGIVLGYIWQFVFKNALPAIGQIFGIEVLKKSWLSSPDTAMWALIIVTVWQLSGYLMIIYAAGLTSVPEELKEASLIDGCNKTDTLFRITIPMMVGTFTICIFLAITRCFVTYDVNLSLTEGGPFGETKLAPMYVYDQAFSAKKYGLGQTEAFTLFALVAIVALTHAKIGQKMEVKA; encoded by the coding sequence ATGAAAAAGACAAAAAATAGATTTGAAAGTTTTATTGAATTTATAAGCTTTGCAGGTCCAGCAGTATTTTTATTTACGATGGTTGTTTTAGTACCTTTTATCTTTGGTATATTTTTGACATTTACAAACTGGGATGGAATCAGCAATCATTATAATTTAGTTGGTCTGCAAAACTATAAAGACATGATTGCAGATAAGAGCTTCTGGGTATCTATGGGAAGAACTGTAACATTTGCATTTTGGTCAGTTCTACTATCTAACATTTTAGGTTTTCTATTAGCATTGTTAGTATCAGTACCTTTTAGGGGACGTAATGCATTTAGAACAACTTTCTTCACTCCTAATTTGATTGGTGGAATTGTATTAGGTTATATTTGGCAGTTTGTTTTTAAGAATGCTTTACCAGCTATAGGACAGATATTTGGAATTGAAGTATTGAAGAAGTCTTGGTTATCTAGTCCTGATACAGCTATGTGGGCTTTAATTATAGTAACAGTATGGCAACTTTCTGGATATTTAATGATTATTTATGCTGCAGGATTAACTTCAGTACCTGAAGAGCTAAAAGAAGCCTCATTAATCGATGGATGTAACAAGACTGATACTTTATTTAGGATTACAATTCCTATGATGGTAGGAACATTCACAATTTGTATATTCCTTGCTATTACTAGATGTTTTGTTACATATGATGTCAACTTGTCCTTGACAGAGGGTGGACCATTTGGTGAAACCAAGCTTGCTCCTATGTATGTTTATGATCAAGCTTTCTCAGCTAAGAAATATGGTTTAGGTCAAACTGAAGCGTTTACATTATTTGCCTTAGTTGCAATAGTCGCTTTGACTCACGCTAAAATAGGACAGAAGATGGAGGTTAAAGCATAA